A single window of Polyodon spathula isolate WHYD16114869_AA chromosome 2, ASM1765450v1, whole genome shotgun sequence DNA harbors:
- the LOC121302917 gene encoding macrophage immunometabolism regulator-like: MEVDVSGVSRTIMSILPAPTGEIPSPPKAEPEKPRCSSTPCSPIKGTGSGYQILHMDSNYLVGFTTGEELLKLAQKWTSTEKATGETVPNPRTKQLDSGLHRATRVYKTKSRYYQPYDIPAVNGRRRRRMPSSGDNCIKSLPMEPSRVLHGTLPLCLLKGKRAHSKSLDYLNLDKMNIKEPADTEVLQYQLQHLTLRGERVFTRNKT; this comes from the coding sequence ATGGAGGTGGACGTCAGTGGTGTTTCCAGGACTATCATGTCCATTCTGCCTGCCCCTACAGGAGAGATTCCTTCTCCACCAAAAGCAGAGCCTGAAAAGCCTCGTTGCTCCAGCACACCATGCTCACCCATCAAGGGCACTGGGTCAGGTTATCAGATCCTCCACATGGACTCCAACTACCTTGTGGGCTTCACCACCGGGGAGGAGCTTCTCAAGCTAGCTCAGAAGTGGACAAGCACCGAGAAGGCAACTGGGGAGACCGTGCCCAACCCTCGCACAAAGCAGCTGGATTCGGGACTCCATCGGGCCACCCGGGTTTACAAAACGAAGAGCCGTTACTACCAGCCCTATGATATTCCAGCTGTCAATGGGAGACGGAGGAGGAGGATGCCTAGCTCAGGTGACAACTGCATCAAGTCGCTCCCCATGGAACCCAGCAGAGTCCTTCACGGCACTCTACCTCTCTGTCTTTTGAAGGGCAAGAGGGCCCATTCCAAATCCTTAGACTACCTCAACCTGGACAAAATGAATATCAAGGAGCCAGCAGATACGGAAGTCCTTCAGTACCAGCTTCAGCACCTCACCCTAAGAGGAGAGCGTGTGTTCACCAGAAACAAGACATGA
- the pdzph1 gene encoding uncharacterized protein pdzph1, protein MKRWLEAMERAVHPVTQNHVWVDVSRHNASLPPLAIKNPECLGLLHQMDKNKDICVQHYCILKDGCLYFYAGLRSTYALGGIYLHGYTASEQSLGSRRTVIEVKPPSEEFKTFYYGAENATENKRWISAINASISKWLPLHQAVHDFMNRPPEETRM, encoded by the exons ATGAAAAG ATGGCTTGAGGCAATGGAGAGAGCAGTTCACCCTGTCACTCAG AATCATGTGTGGGTGGATGTCTCTAGACACAATGCCAGCCTCCCCCCGTTGGCAATCAAAAATCCTGAATGTCTCGGTCTCCTTCACCAAATGGACAAAAACAAGGACATTTGTGTGCAACACTATTGCATATTAAAAGACGGATGTCTGTATTTCTATGCTGGCCTTCGTTCAACGTACGCTCTTG GAGGGATCTACTTACATGGGTATACAGCGAGTGAGCAGTCCCTTGGCTCCCGTCGCACTGTGATTGAAGTTAAACCCCCTTCTGAAGAGTTTAAAACCTTCTACTACGGTGCAGAGAATGCAACTGAAAACAAACG CTGGATTTCAGCAATAAACGCATCAATTAGCAAGTGGCTGCCTTTACACCAGGCTGTTCATGACTTCATGAACCGCCCCCCCGAGGAGACACGGATGTGA